The Triticum urartu cultivar G1812 chromosome 6, Tu2.1, whole genome shotgun sequence genome includes the window ATTGTCTTTTGTCCACGCGGAAGCAAAAGGATGCAGGCGGACGATTTGGGTCACtgcgttggagttgctcttagtcGATCTCGTGTTGTTTGAAACACCCATCTGTTCCGAAGTTCTCGATGACTCTGTTCCATTCTTCAGGCAGGCGCAACAAGAGGACTTTTGCCCTTTCCGTCCTTGCTGGGAGGCATCTCCGTTGACAACGTATACACATAGTTCTGAAGAAAGTTGACCTGAACTTGTGACAAAGCTCCGTCCCTGACCTTGCACAAGGTCATCCCTTAGAGCATCTTCAGCAGCAGCCCAATAATTTGGTGCCCTAAAACTGGATTTAGGTGTGGAGAGAGAAGCTTCTTGGTCACCAGAAATGTTTTCTGCTTTTCCAGCAGACCTAAAACTGGTGCCCTAAGTTTCAGCTTGGGTGCTGTCATAAGGATCCGACGATAGGCAGGCCAGGAGGCGGATCCGATTGTCACCGGGGCACCGAGCTCGATTTTGTCTCCAGTAGCTCCCTGGGGCCGAGATGCCCGCCTGGCCACCTAGGAAAGGCGCCAGGGGGGGGCCAGGGACTGGTGGGGAGCCGGGGGGTGCGGCCAACTCCGACGGCGCCGCGCCGCCCGGGTGCTGAGAGCTCCGAAGGGACCTGCGGCTCGGCGGTGGTCTCGCTGGTCGATTGGAGGTCTCCCGGCTGCTAATCGACCTCGGCAGCCGACGATAGTGTGGCTGCGACCATTTTGGCCGGCGTATGGGCAGGGGAACAGCCGgaatcggcggcggcggcggagggggTCGTGGCAGATGTCTCGGCCGGCGGGGCTGGGTGCAGCCGatggagtggcggcggcggcctccggcGGCGATCGCGGTGGGAGGCAAGTCGGCGGCGCAAAGTTTCACTTGTTGGGGTTCCCACCGCAGCCGAATTGATTTTTGGGCAACTGCTGGTGGTGATGTATATTTGCATCAGTTGTAGCAATATTTTGGGCGGGGCCTAAAAATTTTTGGGCACCACATACCTATAGGGCTTCTATTGGGGGCGTTTTTTTTGCCCCAAGTGACCTAAAAAGAAGTTTTCTGGGCATGGCTGCGTTTTTAGGActgctgttggagatgctcttaggttCCACGCACACCACAGCATAAGAAGCACGAGACCGCGCTGCCCAGGTCTGATTCTAGAGAGGAGCAGAAGGAGCCACTCTGGTTCTGAATACTGAAAGACATACTCATCGGGAATGTCCCACACAACTCGGAGTTTCTCCCTTAACGCACGGGCTTTAGTGCAGTTCACCACCGCATGAAAGCCATTTTCTTAAGCACACCCACATATGTTACAAATGTTGTCAGCTTCCAGGGACGTTCACCATTTGTTTCTTTTAGTGGCTAGATTGTCTGACGCCAGTCTCCAGCCAAAAACTCTAATTTTGCTTGGCACAGGCGCTTTCCAAATCAGCGACCACATGGACTGCTCCCCATCAGGATTGTTACTGCTGCTCACCATCGCCGGGTCAGCATGCTTCAGGTTGTAGGCAACCCTATCCACGGCTCTCAAAGTGCCACACATGGGTGTCCTCAAGGTCTCCTCTCGATACTTTAATCTTCACGGTCAACTCAGCATCATCTGGCTAGAAAACTTCCCTTATCAAAGGTTCATTCCACTGTCACCGTCCGACAACAGGAGACCACACGTTGTATCCTTGAACGTCTCCTGCTACCCTGAATCTTCAGTGAAGGTTCCTTCGGGATCTAATTATCCCTCCAGACTCGAATAAAATTACGATTACCGATTCTCGTAACTATCCCCCTTTTTAAGCAGTTCCAAACCGAACTCAATTCCTCTCCATGCTTGGGATGCTTCACCGGTAAAAACTGTATCAAGGACATTATTAGTTGTAGTACCTCACCTTTACAAAACCGAGCACATAAATCCTCCGCCGACTCGATAAGCCTCCATGCCTTCCGAACTAACAGAGCCTGGTTGAAGCACTTTGTGTCTGTAAATCCCATACTTCCGCGTATTTTCGGTTTGATCGAACTGTCCCACGATGCCCAATGCACTATCTTTTTCCTGCATCTTCCCCCCACCAAAACTGCCTAATGGCCGTCATGTAATCGTTATGGGAACTTGAGGGAACTTTAAAAACACTCATGGTGTATGTTGGAAGAGCCTGCGCCACTGATTGGACCAACACCTCTTTTGTTGCCATATACATGAATTTTCATTCCAATTCGAGAGCCGCTCAGTAAATCTTTCATTGATAGGTTGGAATATTGCCTAGGTATTTCTCTTCAAACGTGCACCTTTCCTAGTGTGGATTTCACCTCCTCTTGTCTTTCCACCTGCCATGCGCTACTGAACAAGAGCGAGCTTTTTTGTGAAGTTGGCAACTGTCCAGTGTACCCCTCAAATTTATGTATTACATTCTTCACAACCTCAGCCTGTTGTTGTTTTGCTTGGATGAACAGGGTACTGTCATCAGCAAACAATAGATGTGAAATTCCCGGAGCTGTTCTGGTGATCTTCATGTCCGTCAGTTCCCATCATTCACTGCTTTCTTCAAAAGCCCTGACAAATCATCTGCTAAAAGAAGCTGATACGCCGATATCGGATCTTCCTGTCAAAAGAAACACAAGGTTTTCTTCTGGCTTCTCCTGCAAGACAGACTTAATACCAGAGATATGCTTCACTGAAGGAATTTCTTCATTGAGGACTACTACTGTGTTATGCGTGGAGAAGATGTGATGGAGATCAGAGACCACTTATTTTTCAGATGTCTTTTCGCTAGAGCCTGCTGGCAATATTTTTGTCCAAATTGGAGCTCCCGACATACTGACCAGCTGCATCAACTGCATTTCCAGCCTAAAACAGAGATTGCCTAACCTTTCTATATGGAAGTTATATCGTTCTAGGGGCCTCTTAGCCCTCAGCTCctttaccgaaaaaggctttcgccccgctttatagaTAAAGCAAACAGCCACAGAGCAACCATACAAGGACTAGTCCACAACTCACACACCCAAGTCTCACGACAAGAAGTACAATAGGTTCTGCTGAGGGCACAGCTCAACAAGcccaaacaaaagaaaaagagaaagaatggccgggggggggggggggggggggagaacgCGTCGGGCCCCTAATCCGGCTcggggggtggcggcggcgacaaACGGACATCCATCGAGCGGAGGCCGGTGATGAAGGCGGAGATGGCGTCCCGGTCTTGGGGGCGGCTAAGTGGCCGCCAAAGCTGCAAGTAACCAGACAGTTTGAAGAGGGCGTCAGTAGCACGTCGAAGCGGAATGCGCTGAATCACAAGTCTATTGCGGATCATCCAGAGAGTCCAAGCGAGGGCCCCAATCTCCAACCACCTCTCTAAAGCAGCTCCAACTGCCCTCAGCTCCTTTTCCTTTCCTGCTTGTAATATAAACCAAAATCTATAGAAAGTATGCAGCAGAGTCCTACTGTTTCTGTAAAAAAGTAAATGCTCTTTCGTTTAATTTTTTCTTTCTGTTTTGCTATTCCTCAGTGCCGTCAGAGGAAAACAGGGGTCACGGCAGATTGTAAGGGGTCCAATAAGAGGGGCAAGTGCCCTCTCAGATACTGCAAGAGTTGCATATGTAACAGGTAGAATAATTTCCTCTCTGCTTTTTTTCTTAGAGCCTGTGGTAGGCAATCCTGTTTGGGTTTGTTTGTTGATGCTCTCTTTGTTTAACAGGTACCCTTTGATTGCGGATGAGGTGTTGAAGAAGGAGGCCTGGGAATGCCCCAAATGCAGGAATGACTGCAACTGCAGCAGGTGCAAGTAAGTAATCTGAAGCTGATGCTTGCCATGAGGGATTTTAGATTTTTGTTCTAGTTGATAGATCTCTTTATCTGGTTTTATTTGGCAGAACTAGGAAAGGGGAGGCGCCGACGGGGTGAATGGTCCGTGCTGCCAAGAGGCCGAAGGTCAATCTGGCACGAACTGAGAGCAATGATGCTCTCAAGGATGAAATAGTTGTACCCAGGGGTACTCTCGTGACTTGCATTGCAGGTATGGAGCTGCAGCCTGAAGATGTTGGTGCTGCTATTCAATTTCTGGAGTTCTGCCGCTCATTTGGCGAGGTAATTACAGAAAGCAAATAGTGGTATATTTTATTTATCATTTCGTGTGAATTGGATCATTGATGCATCCACTACTCATTTCTAAATTTGGTTTGCGTTAGCTATGGTCAGTTAGGTTGTCTGAGAATGTTGCCAAGCTAAAAAAATCTATTGTTTTCTTATTGCTTCTGTCTTGTTAACAAAATAGACCATCAACTTGAGGGGCATATTATTTATGATTTCTCAATTTATAATCTAAAGAaagtttatttgcattttattttatAATCTGGCACCAAACTTGTTATATGTTTCCATAATGAAAATGTTTAACTGTTCTTAGCTGCCTGCTTGCTTTAAGAGACCTTTTCTTGTGTACTATAAATAGAATAATGTATCCAATGATTTAAGCAGATCTGCAAAATAGGGAAGGGACAACCAGAAGAAACTCTCAGACACTTAACTCAACTCAAAGAGGTGTCTTCAATTGTTGCTGACGTTCACATAAATCTTCTGTCTGTCATAGAAAATGGCAAAGATAAGTAAGTATACTAACAAACTGCTATTCCCTTGTCATTTTGCCCATGCAGTTAATAAATGTGTAAATGAGGTTATTTTTTTCTTAGCCGTTTTGATAAGTATCCAAGACATGGAGATGAATGGATAAGGAAAGTAGGCGAGTACATCTCTTTGACATTCAATGCAGAAGATTTCACCCTTCGCTGCTTAAATCAGGGTGTATCAGGATATAGAAGTCTGAACCCTTCTTGTAAGCTGGAGGTTCTGAATTGTCTGTGTGATGAGGCATTGTCTTCTGAGTAAGTACAAGCTACCATATTTGCTGGAATAGTTCACTTCACTACTGTCATATTAATTATCTTGTAACTTCGTTCAGAAAGTTGAGGACCTGCATTGACAATAAAGATAGAAAATGTGTGGCCACACAAGAAATCAAAGCTGCAACCAGAAAGGTACTTATCTTGGGAAGTTCCTTTTTTTGTGTGGTCAACTCGCTTGGTTGACATTAATGATCATCGTTTTATGTCTTGTTTCATAGCAAAAGGAGCTAAAAAGAAGATACGATGACATGACTAAAACCATCGAAGGAGGAGATACTGCTAacaatgaggaagctaatgatatcCTTTATCAAATAAAGGAAGCAGAAGAAATCAAGAAGGCAGCCCGGAATGGTCTGTGACATTATGGCTTGATATATCTTCATTTCCTGCGCTCATTGTTTAGCTTTCTTCATCTGTGCAGTTATCAATCTTATTGATATCTTTCACTTTTGTTTATTATATTATTTCACGTCGTCTATAGTACACCATTCTGCACCTATATTTTTTTTTCTAGAAAATATCTTTGTAATATAAGTACTTTATTAGGTTTTATTACTCCCCATAGTCCACAAAAACATAACTTTTTGGGCATAGCTGTTTTGGAACTTTTAAAACTTTAACCACCAATATCTTCTAAAATGTTTCGATTGAGTGGGAGAAAACCATATATATAGATTTGTGTAAAAGATACTAGCACAATATAACAATTTTATTAGGTTTTGGAATTATAAAAAATAGAAACTAATATTATATGTACTATTATGGTAATTGTGCTAGCGTTCAAAACACTATCTTCTTAAAGACCGGAGGGAGCAGTAGAAGAGATGGTCAACATTAAGACTGGAGGGAGTGTCTAACTTTCACCAACATCAAATTGTTTGCCTACCATCCATGAATGCGTACTGACTATAGGTTAACAAATTGAAAAAATAAATGCAAGTATTATATAAACATATTGTTTGAGTACTCCAACCCAATTGTGTTATGCATGTGGACATTCTTTTGAAACCCTGGACCGTAGAACAATCGATCTACGATAATTTTCATTAATATAAacagtactccctccatcccataatgtaagacgctTTTTGGCACTAATGTAGGACGGAGGGAGCATGTTACAAATAGGGGGAGCAAAATGAAAGAAAACTACAAAAGGCCTACTGATAAAAGAGAAAGTTGTCCAGTCCCAGCTCTAGGTATCATGATCATAGTACTAGAAGTTTACCGAGGACCACTCCTTGAAACAAAAGTAGAATCAAATCATCTTTAAGGGCATATCTCCAAATTCTGAATGGTTGGACTGGAGTTTCTGAATATCTTCCCATTTCTCTGAAGCCAGATGTTCCAGCATCCCAGGACAATCTCCATACTAATAGCATTTGGTAGATCCTCAAGAGCCAACAATGTATCTTCATAACCAGAAGTACCTGCTTTTCTTCTAGGAATGAGAGTGTTCCAGCAACTTTGAGCAAAATTGCAATCCCAAAACAGATGCATACGTGTTTCTTCACATTGATGATTACATATAGGACAAGAGTGATCACTCATCATGAAACCTTTTCGTTTCTGCAAGGATCTTGTGTTAATTCTATTATGCATAGCTAACCAGAAGAAAATCTTATTCTTGAGTCTACAAACAATCTTCTTCCAGATTAATTTGAAAACTTTTAGAGCCTCAATATCTCCCATCAGTTGTTTATACATTTTCATAAAGGAGAATTTGTCAGTAATTCCATTGCATTGCCATCTGTCATTACTATTCTGATCAACCACTGGGATTATACTTGGGACTTATGATTATATGCTTGATTAGACAAAGACATATGAAAGTTATCAGCCCAATCCCTTCTTGCACTAAAATTTTGCAAAGATTCTTTTTCATTTCTAGTAAAAGAATGTAACTCAAGGAATTTCTGAAGCAACGGCAAGTCAGACCATTTGTCCCGCCAGAAAAGAATTGTGTCCCCTTGTCCCACAGAACATGAGGCAAAATCTTTAAAAGAGGGCAGTGGCTTCAAATACACGTGGACATAACCATCCAAGAGATGATAACCTCTTTTTTTCCAGGTGAATAGGTGTGAAGTCTTTTCAGCCTTAGCCTTATATTATATGCCACATAACTAACCGTGTAATTAGGATTTAATATTTAACCCTTTTCTTGGATTAGCGTAGAGACATGAAAGGATATACTAATTAAGTAATTAGTATATAGGCCTAAGATATTCTAGGTTATTTTGCACTAAC containing:
- the LOC125515984 gene encoding uncharacterized protein LOC125515984, with amino-acid sequence MVRAAKRPKVNLARTESNDALKDEIVVPRGTLVTCIAGMELQPEDVGAAIQFLEFCRSFGEICKIGKGQPEETLRHLTQLKEVSSIVADVHINLLSVIENGKDNRFDKYPRHGDEWIRKVGEYISLTFNAEDFTLRCLNQGVSGYRSLNPSCKLEVLNCLCDEALSSEKLRTCIDNKDRKCVATQEIKAATRKQKELKRRYDDMTKTIEGGDTANNEEANDILYQIKEAEEIKKAARNELEMLKRVHRTTPVMEDKGVKYWKLADYCNYNISIMRQEFDEENRTKNKDMWFMFTEDEHKVVEDHVTTRSRRLRRNHNWV